From a single Bos indicus isolate NIAB-ARS_2022 breed Sahiwal x Tharparkar chromosome 11, NIAB-ARS_B.indTharparkar_mat_pri_1.0, whole genome shotgun sequence genomic region:
- the TRAF2 gene encoding TNF receptor-associated factor 2 isoform X3, translating to MRAWAWWAAALMAAASVTPPGSLDLLQPGFSKTLLGTKLEDKYLCSACKNVLRRPFQAQCGHRYCSFCLSSILSSGPQSCAACVHEGIYEEGVSILESSSAFPDNAARREVESLPAVCPSEGCSWKGTLKDYESCHEGQCPFMLTECPACKGLVRLGEKEHHLEHQCPERSLSCRHCRAPCSPADMKAHHQICPKFPLTCDGCGKKKIAREKFQDHVRACGRCRVPCRFHAVGCPEMVESEQQPEHEAQRLQEHLALLLGVLLEAGRPPGDSRLLLRPGEGALEAGTPSRVAELLQRCEALERKTATFENIVCVLNREVERVAVTAEACGRQHRLDQDRIEALSNKGHGAHLRAAEPGRLRRWARGILLEMGTGTEVCHKLVCAGRKLVSEGLVEARPHSPAPQVQQLERSIGLKDLAMADLEQKVLEMEASTFDGVFIWKISDFSRKRQEAVAGRTPAIFSPGALGGFPAPAPG from the exons GGCGTGGGCTTGGTGGGCTGCGGCGCTCATGGCTGCAGCCAGCGTGACCCCTCCCGGCTCCCTGGACCTACTGCAGCCCGGCTTCTCCAAGACTCTCCTGGGGACCAAGCTAGAGGACAAGTACCTGTGCTCGGCCTGCAAGAACGTGCTGCGCAGACCCTTCCAGGCTCAGTGTGGCCATCGCTACTGCTCCTTCTGCCTGAGCAGCATCCTGAG CTCCGGGCCCCAGAGCTGCGCCGCCTGCGTGCACGAGGGCATTTACGAGGAGGGCGTCTCAATCCTGGAGAGCAGCTCG GCGTTTCCGGACAATGCTGCCCGCAGGGAGGTGGAGAGCCTGCCGGCCGTCTGCCCCAGCGAGGGCTGCTCCTGGAAGGGGACCCTGAAGGACTACGAG AGCTGCCACGAAGGACAGTGCCCGTTCATGCTGACCGAGTGCCCGGCGTGCAAAGGCCTCGTGCGCCTGGGCGAGAAGGAGCACCACCTGGAGCACCAGTGCCCGGAGCGGAGCCTCAGCTGCCGGCACTGCAGGGCGCCCTGCTCCCCTGCCGACATGAAG GCGCACCACCAGATCTGCCCCAAGTTCCCCTTGACGTGCGACGGCTGCGGCAAGAAGAAGATCGCCCGTGAGAAG TTTCAGGACCACGTCCGGGCGTGTGGCAGATGCCGAGTCCCGTGCCGATTCCACGCTGTTGGCTGCCCCGAGATG GTGGAGAGCGAGCAGCAGCCGGAGCACGAGGCGCAGCGGCTCCAGGAGCACCTGGCCCTGCTGCTGGGCGTCCTGCTGGAGGCTGGGCGGCCCCCGGGGGACAGCCGCCTGCTCCTCAGGCCAGGCGAGGGCGCCTTGGAGGCCGGCACACCCTCCAGGGTGGCGGAGCTGCTGCAGAGGTGCGAGGCCCTGGAGCGGAAGACAGCCACCTTCGAGAACATCGTCTGTGTGCTGAACCGGGAGGTGGAGCGGGTGGCCGTGACGGCTGAGGCCTGCGGCCGGCAGCACCGGCTGGACCAAGACAGGATCGAGGCCCTGAGCAACAAG GGGCATGGAGCCCACCTGCGAGCAGCTGAGCCAGGAAGGCTAAGGCGCTGGGCGAGGGGCATCCTCCTGGAGATGGGGACAGGCACGGAGGTCTGTCACAAGCTCGTGTGTGCTGGACGCAAGTTGGTCTCTGAAGGCCTGGTGGAGGCCCGTCCTCACAGCCCCGCACCCCAGGTGCAGCAGCTGGAGAGGAGCATCGGCCTGAAGGACCTGGCCATGGCCGACCTGGAGCAGAAGGTCCTCGAGATGGAGGCGTCCACCTTTGACGGCGTGTTCATCTGGAAGATCTCGGACTTCTCCAGGAAGCGCCAGGAAGCCGTGGCCGGCCGCACGCCCGCCATCTTCTCCCCAGGTGCTCTTGGGGgctttcctgcccctgccccgggCTGA